Genomic segment of Citrus sinensis cultivar Valencia sweet orange chromosome 7, DVS_A1.0, whole genome shotgun sequence:
GCTTTTATCTCTAAAGATGATTCATTCGTATTCATTTATCTTCAAGTTGTCTCGGTTGTTAAGATTTTACAATCCTTCAATTCATTGGTGCTCCTGCAATATGTTCTATTTTTGTAAGCCTTGAACTGAAATTATGCAACTTGAATTCTTTCTGAAATTTTCGTGAACTTTAAaacaggttttttttttttttttcattcagtTATCCGGGTTGTAAACTCGGATTCCGGGAACCGGGTTTAAGccggaccggacccggatttAAAAAGATACGGACAGTGCAAATGCTTTTGATATAATGGACCTTGTTTCTAAGTTGTTGTGATCTTTGATGACTATTTGAAattgtttgttattttgtgTTGTGTGTCTCAGAATTTATGATATGAAAAAATTGGCTTGTTCAATATAAGTAGCCATGTGAGTTGTTTCTTTGTCATTGTTATAGTATTGGGTCACAAAATATAAGCAGTTGTAACGTCTGAGACAAGTGAAGTTATTTATATgctaatttaaataaactttcCTGACTTGCGTgacattttgtttcaaatgtaatgattttgtttcttaatgATTGATTGATCTGCTAGAAAATCCTAGTATAAATGCTTTTaatgtattttgaattttaattatcatgtTCTTTGAACAGGAATGAGTAAGAGGAAACGGCCAGACTCGAATGCACCTTCTGACTCACTTACTGATCACGAGCGCCTCATCTATGATGTAATCAGAAGCAAACAAGATATGGGTATATGGACACGAGATATGAAACGTGAATTAAGAGTTAACCTCCCTGATAATATTGTTACTAAATCTATCAAGTCACTCCAAAACAAGAGCTTGATCAAGGAGGTAGTTAATATCCACAGCAAGGGCAAAAAACACTTAATGGCAGTGGAGTTTGAGCCCTCAAAGGAAATCTCTGGTGGCGCGTGGTACTCCGAGGGAAGCCTAGATACAGAATTCATAAAAGTTGTGAAATCTCAATGCCTAAAGCAAATAATTAAGTTGAAGGTTGCTACTTTGGAGGGCATTTCAGATTCCATCAAACGGAGTGGAGCCTTCAAAGTTGACTTGACGAAACAGCAGATTGAAGAGATTGTGAGGGCTTTGGTTTTGGATAATCAGATTATGGAAGTGAAGAGCAATGGATCGGGGGAATTCACTAACATTCC
This window contains:
- the LOC102628866 gene encoding uncharacterized protein LOC102628866, which produces MSKRKRPDSNAPSDSLTDHERLIYDVIRSKQDMGIWTRDMKRELRVNLPDNIVTKSIKSLQNKSLIKEVVNIHSKGKKHLMAVEFEPSKEISGGAWYSEGSLDTEFIKVVKSQCLKQIIKLKVATLEGISDSIKRSGAFKVDLTKQQIEEIVRALVLDNQIMEVKSNGSGEFTNIPVGKVCYKNVSKGGGGGEPKTGSLASIPCGVCPQINICKPDGVISPKTCVYYTKWLDF